The Streptomyces cynarae genome contains a region encoding:
- a CDS encoding IclR family transcriptional regulator encodes MSAGETGGGAQVKSAVRTVELLEYFAGRPGMHSLASVQEAVGYPKSSLYMLLRTLVELGWVETDATGTRYGIGVRALLVGTSYIDGDEVVAAARPTLDRLSDDTTETIHLARLDGTNVVYLATRQSQHYLRPFTRVGRRLPAHSTSLGKALLSTYTDEQVRKMLPETLPALTEHTLTDREKLIEELHQVREQGFAVDREENTLGLRCFGVAIPYRTPARDAISCSVPVARLTPAHEQMIKDALFDARDRLTLATRRL; translated from the coding sequence ATGTCGGCAGGCGAGACAGGCGGCGGGGCGCAGGTCAAGTCCGCGGTGCGGACGGTCGAATTGCTCGAGTACTTCGCCGGCCGCCCCGGCATGCACTCGCTGGCCTCCGTGCAGGAGGCCGTCGGATACCCCAAGTCCAGCCTGTACATGCTGCTGCGCACGCTCGTGGAGCTGGGCTGGGTGGAGACGGACGCGACGGGCACGCGGTACGGCATCGGGGTGCGCGCTCTGCTGGTCGGCACGTCGTACATCGACGGCGACGAGGTGGTGGCGGCGGCCCGCCCGACCCTGGACCGGCTGTCGGACGACACGACGGAGACGATCCACCTGGCGCGCCTCGACGGCACGAACGTGGTGTACCTGGCGACCCGCCAGTCGCAGCACTACCTGCGGCCCTTCACGCGGGTGGGGCGCCGGCTGCCCGCGCACTCGACGTCGCTGGGCAAGGCGCTGCTGAGCACGTACACGGACGAGCAGGTCCGCAAGATGCTCCCGGAGACGCTCCCGGCGCTGACCGAACACACCCTCACGGACCGTGAGAAGCTGATCGAGGAGCTGCACCAGGTCCGCGAGCAGGGCTTCGCCGTGGACCGGGAGGAGAACACGCTGGGGTTGCGCTGCTTCGGGGTCGCGATCCCCTACCGCACCCCGGCCCGCGACGCGATCAGCTGCTCGGTCCCGGTGGCCCGCCTGACCCCGGCCCACGAACAGATGATCAAGGACGCCCTGTTCGACGCGAGGGAC
- a CDS encoding aldehyde dehydrogenase (NADP(+)), which yields MAAAPVWSVDPRTGKQREQVAVEATAEEVDAAVRAAHDARGSLADRTVRSAFLRAAADELEAAKDHLVEAADAETALGPVRLSGELARTCYQLRAFADIVDEGAFLDVVINHPDDTATPPIPDLRRYKVPLGVVAVYSASNFPFAFSVAGGDTASALAAGCPVVVKAHPDHPALSELVAAALRRAAERHDIPKGVLGLVHGFQAGIELIKHPLVAAAGFTGSVRGGRALFDAAAARPVPIPFHGELGSLNPVVVTEAAAAERAETIGAGLAGSMTLGVGQFCVKPGLVLAPTGAAGDRLVKSLTEAVSDTDAGVLLDHRMRDNFVAGVAERAALPDVESPVTAGPGGEHTVSAGFLTVPAEKLTTEGEYDLLLEECFGPITVVARYEDEDEAKRVLGRLPGNLTATVHLSSEEAAGEGRGAEILQELTPLAGRVLVNGWPTGVAVAPAQHHGGPYPATTSTSTSVGGTAIERWLRPVAYQNAPEALLPPELRDDNPLGLPRRFNGRLER from the coding sequence GTGGCAGCAGCACCAGTCTGGAGTGTCGACCCCCGAACCGGGAAGCAGCGTGAACAGGTTGCGGTGGAGGCCACAGCTGAGGAGGTGGACGCCGCCGTCCGGGCCGCCCACGACGCGCGTGGCTCCCTCGCCGACCGGACGGTCCGCTCGGCGTTCCTGCGTGCCGCCGCCGACGAGCTGGAGGCGGCCAAGGACCACCTCGTCGAGGCGGCGGACGCGGAGACCGCCCTCGGTCCGGTCCGGCTGAGCGGCGAGCTCGCCCGCACCTGCTACCAGCTGCGTGCCTTTGCGGACATCGTCGACGAGGGCGCCTTCCTCGACGTCGTGATCAACCACCCCGACGACACGGCGACCCCCCCGATCCCCGACCTGCGCCGCTACAAGGTCCCGCTGGGCGTCGTCGCCGTGTACTCGGCCTCCAACTTCCCCTTCGCCTTCTCGGTGGCCGGCGGCGACACCGCGAGCGCGCTCGCCGCGGGCTGCCCCGTCGTCGTCAAGGCCCACCCCGACCACCCGGCCCTGTCCGAACTGGTCGCGGCGGCCCTGCGCCGCGCCGCCGAGCGGCACGACATCCCGAAGGGCGTGCTCGGTCTCGTGCACGGTTTCCAGGCGGGCATCGAACTGATCAAGCACCCGCTGGTCGCCGCCGCCGGGTTCACCGGCTCCGTTCGCGGCGGCCGTGCCCTCTTCGACGCGGCGGCCGCCCGCCCCGTCCCGATCCCGTTCCACGGTGAACTCGGCTCGCTCAACCCGGTGGTCGTCACCGAGGCCGCCGCCGCCGAGCGCGCCGAGACGATCGGCGCGGGTCTCGCGGGCTCCATGACGCTGGGCGTCGGCCAGTTCTGCGTCAAGCCCGGCCTGGTCCTGGCCCCCACGGGAGCGGCGGGCGACCGCCTGGTGAAGTCCCTGACCGAGGCGGTCAGCGACACCGACGCCGGCGTCCTGCTCGACCACCGCATGCGGGACAACTTCGTCGCCGGGGTCGCCGAGCGCGCGGCCCTCCCCGATGTGGAGTCCCCGGTCACCGCCGGCCCGGGCGGCGAGCACACCGTGAGCGCGGGCTTCCTCACCGTCCCGGCCGAGAAGCTCACGACGGAGGGCGAGTACGACCTGCTTCTCGAGGAGTGCTTCGGCCCGATCACGGTCGTCGCCCGCTACGAGGACGAGGACGAGGCCAAGCGCGTCCTGGGCCGGCTCCCCGGCAACCTCACCGCGACGGTGCACCTGTCGAGTGAGGAGGCGGCGGGGGAGGGCCGTGGCGCGGAGATCCTTCAGGAGCTGACCCCGCTGGCAGGGCGCGTACTTGTCAACGGCTGGCCCACCGGGGTGGCGGTCGCGCCCGCTCAGCACCACGGTGGTCCGTACCCGGCGACCACGTCCACGTCCACGTCGGTCGGCGGTACGGCGATCGAGCGGTGGCTGCGGCCCGTGGCGTACCAGAACGCTCCGGAGGCCCTGCTCCCGCCGGAGCTGCGGGACGACAACCCGCTGGGTCTGCCGCGGCGGTTCAACGGCCGTCTGGAGCGGTGA